In Drosophila pseudoobscura strain MV-25-SWS-2005 chromosome 4, UCI_Dpse_MV25, whole genome shotgun sequence, the following proteins share a genomic window:
- the LOC4817823 gene encoding uncharacterized protein, whose translation MVDMHEVILNFIVCFYQTYLLFRQIRPIKKMAALLVLHNILLYYVINMFKHLAQSSIGSTGPVNTFYYVPFVYETPAVRESGEDWHVVLTTPQWRFFESLFRHHLALLLPFNLALLVPNCKRTLISALVLASNCLMFVCFTSAICHWVSLCGGLYGGLRLMPIVVLGPVCQMVLIGFFMARIWVDPVLDYNWDLLAMEE comes from the exons ATGGTCGATATGCATGAAgtgattttaaattttattgtttgcttCTATCAGACCTACTTGCTATTT CGTCAAATCCGTCCAATCAAGAAGATGGCTGCTCTGCTCGTTCTGCACAACATTTTACTCTACTATGTGATTAATATGTTCAAGCATTTGGCTCAGT CTTCGATTGGGTCCACGGGTCCGGTGAACACCTTCTATTATGTGCCCTTTGTGTATGAGACGCCAGCAGTTCGGGAATCTGGCGAGGATTGGCATGTGGTGCTGACAACACCCCAATGGCGGTTCTTCGAGTCACTTTTCCGGCACCATTTGGCCCTGTTGCTGCCCTTCAATCTGGCCCTGCTAGTGCCA AACTGCAAACGGACTTTAATTAGCGCATTGGTGTTGGCATCCAACTGTCTGATGTTCGTTTGCTTCACCTCGGCCATCTGTCACTGGGTGTCGTTGTGCGGCGGTCTCTACGGGGGACTGCGACTGATGCCAATTGTGGTCCTGGGTCCGGTATGCCAAATGGTTTTGATAGGCTTTTTCATGGCCCGCATCTGG